GAAATTCCGTTACGGCGGTAAGCTGATGTTTGCTATCCGTCATTCGGAAATTATCAGAAATATTGGTAATGATAAGGATTTTCTCGATTTTTTATCGGTGTTACTGGACGGGCAGGCCAAACTTTTCCAGAGTATCAATTTTATTAACGGGAGCCAGCAAAAAACACATTCGGACAGTATCCACATGACTACCTATCCTCTGGGAGGATTATTGGGCGTATGGATCGCTTTGGAAGATGTAGACGAAAATAACGGAGCATTGCACTATATTCCGGGAAGCCATCAATTACCTTATTTCCTGAATTCTGATTATGATAATGAAGGAAGTGTCTTTAAAATCGGTAAAAAAAGTTATAAGGCTTATGAAGAGTTTTTAGAAAATAAAGTTCAGGAGCTGGGATTAAAGAAAGAGGTTTTTCGAGCTAAAAAGGGAGATCTTTTAATATGGCATGCGAACATTCTCCATGGAGGGGAACCACACCTGGATAAAAGCAGAACCCGCAAAAGCCTTGTTTATCATTATTTTGATGAAAACAGTGTTTGCTATCATGAAGTGACCCAACGCCCCGCACTTTTTGAATTATAAACCGACTGGTTTGCATGCAAAAAACACATCTTTACTCTGGCTTTTTATGGTAAATTGATATGGACTCAGATCTTTGTTTAACGTAATGGAATCATAAGGCGGGTGAGTTTCAATTACTATATTCTCTACATTTTGAAGCCATGAATTATTCTTGCTGAGTAGTTCAGCTTCCGCTCCTTCAATATCGATTTTAAGAAGATCAATATTTTGGATACCATTATTTTTCATGATGCTTACAATAGATAAAGCGTCCGTAAGAATACCAGTTTCAGATATTTTTTGATTGTAAGAAAGTTCATCTCCACCGAAGTGTAAAGCACCATCTTCAAAATGGGCTGCTGCATGTAAACAAATAATATTCTTAAATGACTGCGTATTGACTTTTAGCAGTTCAAAATTATCGCGGGAAGCTTCCACTGCATAAATTTTGGCGTTAGGATATTTCAGAGACAGGTAAATGGAGGTCATTCCGATGTGAGCACCGAGATCAACTATAATCTCAGGGCTTTTGTTTAACAATTTAAGATGATCGGTATAGGTTTCTTTCCAGAATATTTCGTAGAAAATATCAATATCACCTTTAAAGGTCCTCAAATACAGGCTGAATTCTTTTTTATTCTTCTTAAAATTATATACAAAGGTCTCATTGTTATTAAAATTGAGATCGTTCTTTCTGAATTGGGAACTGTACCTTTTTGAATTAACAATAATTGTAAAAAAGGTCTTCAGATTACCGCTCATATTTTTATTGAAAATAACCTTTGAAATGTAGTTTTTTAAAGACATTATAAATTATAAGATGGTTGACAGTACAAATTAATGTTATTTATGTTTATTTCACTATTTTTTTGATAGGAAAATAAAAAATAAAAGCTTTAAACTTGTATAGTGAATAGTAAATTATTAGTAATTTTGCACATCGAATTATGACAAGTTTTTCAGAATATCTGCCGTATGCTTTTGCTCTAATTATTGCAATTCCTTTTCTGGTTTTGCTAAGACAATTTGTACATACCTATATTACCCTTAAAAACCAGGAAATAAAGCTTCTGTCCGTGAAATCAAATTCTGAGAACAAGAGCCATTCATATGAAAGGATGACGTTGTTTCTGGAAAGGATCAAACCTTCGAATATTGTTCAACGGTTTGATAAGGATCTGGCAGTTCATGAATTTATTTTTCTTACGGAAAAAACGATCAATGAAGAGTTCGAGTACAATTCTTCTCAGCAGCTTTATTTAACGAAAAATTCATGGAAGAATGTTGTCGATTGTAAAAATGCAATTATAGATTTGCTTCATAAGACGTATGAAGGTCTTAATAATAATGCCGATCTTAATGAATTTAAAACGGTTTTTATTATGAATTACATGAATGCTGAAGATTATATTGCTGTTACCATAGAAGATTTAAGAAGAGAAGTTTTAATATTATCATAACAAAAAAATTAAAATATAAATAATGATTCCAAATTTTAAAGCACATCCGTGGCATGGAATTTCTGCAGGAGAAGATGCGCCAAATGTTGTAAATGTATTTGTGGAGATTGTTCCTTCAGATACGATTAAGTATGAAGTTGATAAGGAAACTGGATATTTAAAAGTAGACCGTCCTCAGAAATTTTCAAATATTATCCCTGCTTTGTATGGTTTTGTGCCAAGAACATATTGCCATAATGAAGTTATGAAGCTTGCTGTTGAAAGCGGTGCTGATGATGTAACAATGGGAGATCATGACCCATTGGATATTTGTGTATTAAGTTCACACAACATCCACTCAGGAGGAATGTTGATGGAAGCTATTCCAATCGGTGGTTTCAAAATGATTGATGGAGGTGAGGCAGATGATAAAATTGTTGCTGTAATGGTAGGTGATCATGCTTTCGGACATTTCAGGGATATCGCTGAATTACCGGAAGCCGAAGTAAGAAGATTGATGCATTACTTCTTAACATACAAAAACTTACCGGATGAGCCTGCAAAATGTAGAATCCAGGAAGTTTACGGAGTAGAGCATGCAAGAAAAGTAATAAAAGCATCACAAAAAGACTACGCAGAAAAATTCGGTGGCTAAAATAAAACAGCATCCGGAACGCAATATAAAGAAGGCAGATGAATTTTCATCTGCCTTCTTTATATTTTT
The sequence above is drawn from the Chryseobacterium daecheongense genome and encodes:
- a CDS encoding phytanoyl-CoA dioxygenase family protein, encoding MKKNYFSSISSKDFSHLPASKREVHQEKMMNTDFYKSLSEENKESASRYNDNGYLILKNYLNSSTVDQINAEIEKLMNDGTLKFRYGGKLMFAIRHSEIIRNIGNDKDFLDFLSVLLDGQAKLFQSINFINGSQQKTHSDSIHMTTYPLGGLLGVWIALEDVDENNGALHYIPGSHQLPYFLNSDYDNEGSVFKIGKKSYKAYEEFLENKVQELGLKKEVFRAKKGDLLIWHANILHGGEPHLDKSRTRKSLVYHYFDENSVCYHEVTQRPALFEL
- a CDS encoding FkbM family methyltransferase, translating into MSGNLKTFFTIIVNSKRYSSQFRKNDLNFNNNETFVYNFKKNKKEFSLYLRTFKGDIDIFYEIFWKETYTDHLKLLNKSPEIIVDLGAHIGMTSIYLSLKYPNAKIYAVEASRDNFELLKVNTQSFKNIICLHAAAHFEDGALHFGGDELSYNQKISETGILTDALSIVSIMKNNGIQNIDLLKIDIEGAEAELLSKNNSWLQNVENIVIETHPPYDSITLNKDLSPYQFTIKSQSKDVFFACKPVGL
- a CDS encoding inorganic pyrophosphatase, which codes for MIPNFKAHPWHGISAGEDAPNVVNVFVEIVPSDTIKYEVDKETGYLKVDRPQKFSNIIPALYGFVPRTYCHNEVMKLAVESGADDVTMGDHDPLDICVLSSHNIHSGGMLMEAIPIGGFKMIDGGEADDKIVAVMVGDHAFGHFRDIAELPEAEVRRLMHYFLTYKNLPDEPAKCRIQEVYGVEHARKVIKASQKDYAEKFGG